Below is a genomic region from Bradyrhizobium sp. 1(2017).
GCTGCGACCTATCCCACCCACATCGTCGGCAAGCTTGGCTGGCACACCGCCGATACCGCAGCGCCCATCGGCCCCGGCACCTGGGCCGCCGCTTGCGCCGCGACCGACGTCGCGGTCACGGCGGCGCAGATGGTGATGGACGGCGAGGACGCGACCTATGCCCTTTGCCGTCCGCCCGGCCATCACGCCTATCGCGACATGGCCGGCGGCTTCTGCTTCCTCAACAACAGCGCGATCGCGGCGGCGCATCTACGGCAGAAGCACGAGCGCGTCGTCATCCTCGATGTCGACGTCCATCACGGCAACGGCACGCAGGGAATCTTCTATGCGCGGCCGGACGTCTACACGATCTCGATCCATGCCGATCCAGTCGCCTATTATCCATATGTGTGGGGTTATGCCCATGAGCGCGGCGAGGGGCCCGGCCTCGGCGCCAATCTCAACATCCCGCTGGCCATTGGCACCGGCGATGACGCCTACATGCAGGCGCTGGACGTCGCGCGCAGGGCGATCGAATCCTTTGCGCCGGGCGCGCTCGTCATCGCGCTCGGCCTGGATGCCTCCGAGCACGATCCGCTGAAGGGATTGGCGGTCACCACGCCGGGCTTCCGCCGCATCGGCCGAGCCATCGCGAAGATGGGCCTGCCGACCGTGTTCGTGCAGGAGGGCGGTTATCTCTCGGATATCCTCGGCGCAAACCTGACCTCGGTGCTGGCAGGGTTCGAAGAGGCGCGGTGAAGTCTCTTTCGCCTCCGCCCGCGCAGGTCGTCATGCCCGGGCTTGTCGCCGGCATCCACGATCTTTGTTCGGCGCGGCGACGCGCGGATGGCCGGGACAAGCCCGGCCATGACGATTGCGGAGAATTCGGAAAGTAAGGCGAGAGCTCAAAACATCCCGCTCGCCGCGAGCGCCTTTCGGACGTGCTGCATCTCGGTCTCGTCGGCGACCATGTCGAGCATGATCGTGGTCAGGCCCCTCGCCGCAAATTCCCTCAGCTTCGTGCCGATCTCGGTGTAGCTGCCGACCAGATACGGACAGTCGGCCTGGAAGGTCAGGAACGGCAGGAGCCAGTAGCCATTGTCGGCAAGCTCGGCGTTCTGGCCGGCATAGAGGTGGCGCTTCCATACGGAGTCGGTATTTTCCACGGTGAGCGCGAGCAGCTCGCGATCATCGACGTTGTCGCGAAAACGGGCCCTGGCCGCCTGCCGCGCCTCCTCGCGTCCCTCGCGGGCGAAAATCCCAAAGTTCATGCCTGCTACGTCGCGCCCGCGATCGAGATCGGATGGCAGCATCTGCATCTTGATGCAGCCGGTCTCTCGTGCCACGCGCTGCGCCGCTTCCGACTGGCCCGCGATCAGGAATTCTGGCATCAGCTCCGGCGGCAGGCGCGGTCGCAATTGCAGATGTCTGGCGCGATAGAAATGCCCCTGGAAATTCAACGGTCGCGGGCTCGAGAGCAGCTCACGCATCAGCGTGACGAATTCCGCGAGCCGGACGTAGCGGTCGGCGTGCGATGAGTCATCGCCCAGTCCCTGCAAGTCGCTGACCGCGGTCCCCGTGATCATGTTGAGATAGACCTTGCGGCCGTAGAGCTGCGCGAAGGACGAGACGAATTTGGCCGCCGTGAACGGATGCATGTAGACCGGATTGACGGCGATCAGCGGTGAAGATCGCGCCGTCTCCGCGATGATGTGCTGGGCCATCGCCCAGGGCGTGACGAACACGTCGTTGCCTTCGAACAGCAGGATGCCTTCGAAGCGGTTCTGGTCGGCGAACCGCGCCACCCGCATCAGCTCACCGACATATGTCCTGGGGTCACGGTTGCGAGAGATCGCCGGAAAGACCCGCAGCCGCGGAGCCGTCATTCAGCCGCTTCCCGGAGCGGCCAGGCATTGCGGCTGATGGGAAGGCCGCCGGCCGCACGGGAGCCGTCGGCGATCGCGAGCCGGTGCGAAGGGGAGGGCGAGCATAGCGAGAAGCGCCAGCCATGCGGATCGTCGGCAATGTCGGGCTTGAAGCTGATCTCGATGGCCTCGCGTGACACCTGCATGGCGAAGGCGTCGAGCGGCAGATTGAGCCCAAAGCCCCTGGCCTTCAGATAGGCCTCCTTCAGCGTCCAATAGTCGAAGAAGCGCTCGATCGCGGCGGGCTCAGGCAGCCCGCGCAAGGTTTCGATTTCCTCCGGCGCAAAGAAGCGGAGCGCGGTGGACAGCGGCGCGACGCGCCGGGACACGGTTTCGACGTCGACGCCGACGGCCTCATGCCGTGATACGACGCAGGCGACGCATCCGTCGGCATGCGACAGGCTGAAATGCAGCGCGGTCGAGGTCCTGGGCGCTGCGACAAACGGCCGCCCGTAACGGCCGGCCGCAAAGGACCAGTCGGAGGGAGGAACGTTGGACGCGACCTGCGACAGCGCCATGCGCAGCATGGCATGCGCGAAAATGTACTGTCGTCGATGCCGCTCGAACATGAAGCGGTCAGCCCGGATCCGTTCGTCGACCGAGAGCAGCCGTCGGCACGCATCGAGCGCGCCCGGCGCGTCGATCGTTTCGATCAGTCCGACGAAGAGTTCAATCCTATCGTCTGCCATCAAATGGGCCTTTGGCGTCGGACGAGGCCATATCCCCGATCCCGACGGAAGAATCACCTGAGCAAGAAGCAACCCGTGCAGACCGCTGCTAGCGGTACACCCGGGCAAATTCTTGTCGATTTGCAGGCCGGTTTACAGGCGCAAGCTTGTGCGAGACCCCAATGCGACGCACAAGCGGCCCGGCTCCGAACGTTGAAGTCTGAGATTCGTGCGGCGTCCCGCCGACGAACCTTACTTCTTCTTCGCCTTCTTCTTGGCTTTCTTCGCTCCGCCCAGCAACGAAAGGCTGGCGTCGACGTCCTTCAGTGCGGACTGGAGCTTCTTCTTCTCGGCGGTGAGCAGCTTCTGGAGGGCCCTGCGATCCTTGTCACTCAATGTGGTGCCCTTGGCAAATTTGATGATACCCATAACACTCCCCCGGTTGAAAATAATCGTCCAGATCAAAACGCGGGAATAATGTTGCGCGCTAGCGCCCAAATAATCAAGATGCAACTTGCTCATTCACAGCTTTGACGAGTGAATCCGTACTGGTCCCGTCCTGCGCGACCGATCATGCCGCCCTGCGAGCGAGCAACCGGCCGAGCGGCATGTCGGGCCGGGCGATGGCGGCCGCCAATAGTATGACCAGATCCTTCATCCACGTCCGGACCATATGGTCGTCCAGCAATTCGCGCTTGTAATTGCACGAGCCGGTGATTCCGGCCGGGCGCTCCTTCAGCATCAGCGACAGCCAGGTCTGGTCGATCGGCAGCACCGGCTGGCCCTCGCGCGCGATGTTGCCGATGGACTCCGTCGCGAGATCAGGCAGAGCCAGCGGCTGGCGCAGCGGATTTTGCAGGGTGAAATAGACCTGGAGCAGCGAGGCGGGGTCTATCCCCTCCCGCTCCAGATGGTCGGCCAAAATGCTGAACGGCAGCTCCTGCCGCACATGCGCGTCCAGCACGCTCCGGCGTACCCGCGCCAGGGCTTGGCCGAACGACAGCTCGGGCGTAATTTCGCTGCGGACGATCACCGTGTTCTCGAACGGGCCGACGATGCGGTCGGTGTCCGGCTGGGCGCGATTGGCCATCGCGGTGGTGACCACGATATCGGTGCGGCCCGTTCGTGCCAGCAGCAGCGCCTTCAGGCCGGCGAGGAGGCACATGAACAGGGTAGCGTTATGCTGGCCGGCGAAGGCCGTGATCCGGTTGACCAACTCGGGCTCGAGGCTCACTGGGTGATGCCCGGTGGATGCCCCCGGGCTTGACGCGCCGTCGAAGACGGGGCCGGCACCACGCAAATCCTCAGTCCAGTCGGCGGCCTGGCGACGGGCCGCGCCGGTGCCGCACCACCAGCGCTGCCAGCGCGCGACGTCGGAAAAGGCCGGCGGCGGTTTCGGCAGCGGTACCGACGGATATCCGGCCAGCGCCGCATAGCGCGTGGACAATTCCTCGAACAGCACGCCGATCGACCAGCCATCGACGATGGCGTGATGCAGCGTCAGCAGCAGCACATGATCGTCGTCGTGGAGCCGCAACAACCGGGCGCGCAACAGCGGCGCGCGCGTGGCGTCGATCGGAGCAAAGGTCTCCTGCTCGATCAGGAGGTTGATTTTCCTGAGCTCGAGCGCCCTGCGCCGCTTGTTGTTATGGGGATGACCGTCGCCGATGGTCTCGACCGTCAGGGCAGGACCGATGATGCCGGGCGCGACGACATGGCTGGTGGGCTCCTCGCCGTTCCAGTTGAAGCTGGTTCGCAGCGATTCGTGCCGGCCGACGATATCGTCGATGGCCTGCGCCAGGGCGGCCCGATCGAGCGGGCCCTTGAGGCTGAAGGCGAAGGGCAGGTTGAACAGCGGCAGCCCCGGCAGGTTCTGTTCGATCCGCAGCATCTGATCCTGCGCGATCGAGGGCGCCGGAGGACCGCCTTCGGTCGGCCTCGTTTCAGCCCGCGTTGTTTCGATCGACCTTGCCCCGCGCGCGGCACGCTTGCGCGGCTTCGCGGCCACGGCCGCATCGACCTGCCGGCCAAGCTCTTTGATTGTCGGGGCCTCAAAGATGGTCTTGATCGGCAGCGAAACCCCGAGCGCACGAGCGATGCGCGCCATCGTCTGGCCCGCGAGCAGCGAATGGCCGCCGAGATCGAAGAAATTGTCGGTGACGCCGATGCTCTCGACCTTCAGCAAGTCGATCCAGATGTCGGAGAGCACCTTTTCCGTGAAGCCCCGCGCCGGCAGGGCTACATCCGGCCCAGACACCTCCTGCTGCGCCGGCGCCGGAAGCGCGGACCGGTCGAGCTTGCCATGGGCGTTGAGCGGCACCTGATCCAGGAACAGGAAGGCGGACGGGACCGCGTGGCCCGGCAGACGGCTCTTCAGGAATTCGCGCAGCTCGCTGGCGTTGCTCGTGTTGCCGGGCCTTGCGACGATATGGGCGACCAGCCTGACATCGCCGCTTGCCTCGCGACGCGCCTCGACGATGCCGGCATGCACATTGGGATGCCCGGCGAGCACGTTCTCGATCTCCTTGAGCTCGATACGGTAGCCGCGGATCTTGACCTGATGGTCGGCGCGGCCGAGGCATTCGATTGTGCCGTCAGCGCGGCGGCGGGCGAGGTCGCCGGTCCGGTAGAGCCGGCTGCCTGTCCGGTGCGAGAACGGATCGGGCAGGAAGCGTTGCCGGCTCTGTGCGGGATCGTTGATATAGCCGCGGCCGACGCCGGCGCCGCCGATGCAGAGCTCGCCGGTCACGCCGAGCGGCAACGGCTGGAGGTTTGCATCGAGCACGTGGAGCTGGGTGTTCGGCAGCGGCGCGCCCACCGCAACGTTGCCGGTCGCGGCCGCCGGCGCCTTGGTCAGGCGATGCAGGGAGACGTCGTCGGAACATTCCGACGCGCCATAGGCGTTGATCAGCGGCACTTTCGGGCAGCGGGCGAACCAGGCGTTGCAGAGATCGACGGGCAGCGGCTCTCCGGTCGAGATCAGCAGTCGCAATCTGGCGAAGGCGCGCCGGACCCGTGCCTCGTTCATTCGTTCGACGACGACGCGCAAGAGCGAGGGAACGATCTCGAGCACCGTGATGCCTTCGTGTTCGATCTCCTGTGCCAGCAGGATGGGGTCCTGCACCGTCGCGTTGCCGCAGATATGCACGCGCGCGCCGGCCATGGGCGCGGCGAGGAACTGCCAGACCGAGATGACGAAGCTCTGCGGCGCGGTCTGCGCGATCACGTCCCTGGCCGAGAGCCCGAGCTCGGAGATGAGCGAGGCCAGATGGTTCGACAGGCCGCGCTGCTCGATCATGACGCCCTTCGGCGCGCCGGAGGAGCCGGACGTGTAGACGAGATAAGCGAGGCTCGATGCGGCACGCGGTGCGGCGCGGACCGGCTTGGCCGCCGCTGGCGCGACCACGTCTTCGAGTTCGGCCACATGAATGCGCTCGACCAGCGAGTCGAGCAGCGTCTCGGCCGTGGCGGACTGGGCTCGTCCGGTCAGCAGCACGCGGGCGCAGCTCGATCCGAGGATGGTTGCAAGGCGGGCCGGCGGCTGGTCGGGATCGAGATTGAGGAAGGCCGCGCCGACGCGCTGCACCGCGATCATCGCCGCGAGCAGGTCCGGTCCGCGCTCCGCCAGCAGCGCGACCACGCTCTCGGCGCCAACGCCCTTGCGCGTCAGCCAGCGCGCGGCCGCCTGACTGCGCTGCGCCAGATCGCGATAGCTCAGGGACGCGCGGCCGTCCGACACTGCAACGGCGTTCGGCCTACGCTTGGCTTGACGATCGAAGCGCTCGCTCGGATTGCCGCGCTTGGCGAAATCGACCGGCGCGCCCCGGCCTTGCGCCAGCAATTGGCGGCGTTCGGCCGCTGTCAGGAGCGGCAGGCGCGAGATGCGCTGCTCCGGATTGGCGATGACGGCCTTGAGCAGAGTCTTGAATTGGATCGCCATGCGTTCGATCGTCGCCGCGTCGAACAGATCGGTGGCGTATTCGAAGAATCCGGTGAAGCGGCCATCGGCCTCGACCAGCTCGAGCGTGATGTCGAAGCGCGCCACCTTGGGATCGATTTCCAGCCGCCGTGTCGACAGGCCCCGGAAGCGGGCCGCCTCGATCGAGGCGTTCTGGAGGATGAACATGATCCGGAACAATGGATTGCCGTCGCTCCGGCGCGCGATCTGGAGCGCGCGCAGCACCTCCTCGATCGGCAGATCCTGGTGGCGGTAGGCGTCGAGCGTGACCTGCCGCACCCGCCGCAGAATCTCGCCGAAGCTCGGATCACCGCTGAAATCGTTGCGCAGGATCAGGGGGTTGGCGAACAGCCCGATCAGGCGTTCGCTTTCGATCTGGTTGCGGTTGGCGATCAGCGATCCCGTGGCGACATCGTCATGCGAGGTGAGGCGGAACAGCAGGCATTGGAAGGCCGCGAGCAGCGTCATGAAGGGCGTGACGCCCTGGTTCTGGCTCAGCGCGCGCAGGTCGGCCGACAGGGTCTTGGAGAATTCGAGATAGTGACGGGCGCCGTGGCCGCTCCAGACCTCCGGCCTCGGCCGGTCGGTTCGCAGCGGCAGCGTGGTGACGCCATCGAGCTGAGTCCGCCAATAGTCGAGTTGCCCCTTGGCCGCCGGTGTCAGCGCCCAGCTCTGCTGCCAGAGCGCAAAGTCGCGATATTGGAAGGTGGGCGGGAGCAGCACGGCGGCGCTCTGCTGGTGCGCGGCCGCATAATGGGCGGCAAGCTCCTCCCAGAACAGCCGCTGCGACCAGCCGTCGGTGGCGAGGTGATGGACGTTGACCACAAGCGCG
It encodes:
- a CDS encoding histone deacetylase family protein; translated protein: MKAVHTELHRSHDPQFFLVRGVVKRTTEQPERADRLLKGLKDGKHQLVEPTMFGQGPRARIHSPEYLSFLSEAWDAWTALGDSGPEMIGNIHPVRHAATYPTHIVGKLGWHTADTAAPIGPGTWAAACAATDVAVTAAQMVMDGEDATYALCRPPGHHAYRDMAGGFCFLNNSAIAAAHLRQKHERVVILDVDVHHGNGTQGIFYARPDVYTISIHADPVAYYPYVWGYAHERGEGPGLGANLNIPLAIGTGDDAYMQALDVARRAIESFAPGALVIALGLDASEHDPLKGLAVTTPGFRRIGRAIAKMGLPTVFVQEGGYLSDILGANLTSVLAGFEEAR
- a CDS encoding LLM class flavin-dependent oxidoreductase — protein: MTAPRLRVFPAISRNRDPRTYVGELMRVARFADQNRFEGILLFEGNDVFVTPWAMAQHIIAETARSSPLIAVNPVYMHPFTAAKFVSSFAQLYGRKVYLNMITGTAVSDLQGLGDDSSHADRYVRLAEFVTLMRELLSSPRPLNFQGHFYRARHLQLRPRLPPELMPEFLIAGQSEAAQRVARETGCIKMQMLPSDLDRGRDVAGMNFGIFAREGREEARQAARARFRDNVDDRELLALTVENTDSVWKRHLYAGQNAELADNGYWLLPFLTFQADCPYLVGSYTEIGTKLREFAARGLTTIMLDMVADETEMQHVRKALAASGMF
- a CDS encoding 4'-phosphopantetheinyl transferase family protein produces the protein MADDRIELFVGLIETIDAPGALDACRRLLSVDERIRADRFMFERHRRQYIFAHAMLRMALSQVASNVPPSDWSFAAGRYGRPFVAAPRTSTALHFSLSHADGCVACVVSRHEAVGVDVETVSRRVAPLSTALRFFAPEEIETLRGLPEPAAIERFFDYWTLKEAYLKARGFGLNLPLDAFAMQVSREAIEISFKPDIADDPHGWRFSLCSPSPSHRLAIADGSRAAGGLPISRNAWPLREAAE
- a CDS encoding non-ribosomal peptide synthetase, which translates into the protein MALSDIASGAGVGSEALGSETKSLAHIGGLLDLHARKTPAAPALLAPGRPALSYGALAELIRQLVRTLRGLGIGPADRIAVALPRGADSALALIAVASSSACVPVNPDLTADELQRYFSELKLTALVTRADMNSASRDVARALDIAVIDFVPGPASDLGGCAFNGPTVGPANAGGAARGEDDAFILLTSGTAARPKMVPLTHRNVCLSAHNAGRVLSLTSHDRLLNVLPLFHAHGLISGLLTALAAGSSVICTEGFDPSSFFGWMRELQPTWYTAVPTIHRALLTAAEAEPDRARSSSLRVIRSASASLAPAILEGLEANFGVPVLETYGMTEAASQIAANPFELRKIGSVGRAAGPEIAIMDEAGRPLASSAHGEIILRGPNMSRGYYNDAAATKAAFRNGWFRTGDLGYLDEDGYLFIVGRIKDVINRGGQKISPLEVEEVLLGHPAVLEAGVFAVPHEKLGENVAAVVVLRPNSEASSDQLRQFARKRLAAYKVPSLIRSVAALPKGASGKVKRNALAGLIAPSEGGDEAQVPRNALETRLAAIWAGLLELPQVGTDQDVFALGADSLAVTQMRSRLRGRFSVDLSFEDIFDCPTVAALAARLGTAASRRETGLPAWRQAAADAPLSFQQQRMYVLSRLDPTRYNYNVVEAAVLKGPLDVAALSASLTAICARHEVLRSIFIEPQGEPAQLVLQSPQRFERIKLKPCPADKRAAIVRRAALKLAQYPFDLAREPPLKVTLLSFDRTSHALVVNVHHLATDGWSQRLFWEELAAHYAAAHQQSAAVLLPPTFQYRDFALWQQSWALTPAAKGQLDYWRTQLDGVTTLPLRTDRPRPEVWSGHGARHYLEFSKTLSADLRALSQNQGVTPFMTLLAAFQCLLFRLTSHDDVATGSLIANRNQIESERLIGLFANPLILRNDFSGDPSFGEILRRVRQVTLDAYRHQDLPIEEVLRALQIARRSDGNPLFRIMFILQNASIEAARFRGLSTRRLEIDPKVARFDITLELVEADGRFTGFFEYATDLFDAATIERMAIQFKTLLKAVIANPEQRISRLPLLTAAERRQLLAQGRGAPVDFAKRGNPSERFDRQAKRRPNAVAVSDGRASLSYRDLAQRSQAAARWLTRKGVGAESVVALLAERGPDLLAAMIAVQRVGAAFLNLDPDQPPARLATILGSSCARVLLTGRAQSATAETLLDSLVERIHVAELEDVVAPAAAKPVRAAPRAASSLAYLVYTSGSSGAPKGVMIEQRGLSNHLASLISELGLSARDVIAQTAPQSFVISVWQFLAAPMAGARVHICGNATVQDPILLAQEIEHEGITVLEIVPSLLRVVVERMNEARVRRAFARLRLLISTGEPLPVDLCNAWFARCPKVPLINAYGASECSDDVSLHRLTKAPAAATGNVAVGAPLPNTQLHVLDANLQPLPLGVTGELCIGGAGVGRGYINDPAQSRQRFLPDPFSHRTGSRLYRTGDLARRRADGTIECLGRADHQVKIRGYRIELKEIENVLAGHPNVHAGIVEARREASGDVRLVAHIVARPGNTSNASELREFLKSRLPGHAVPSAFLFLDQVPLNAHGKLDRSALPAPAQQEVSGPDVALPARGFTEKVLSDIWIDLLKVESIGVTDNFFDLGGHSLLAGQTMARIARALGVSLPIKTIFEAPTIKELGRQVDAAVAAKPRKRAARGARSIETTRAETRPTEGGPPAPSIAQDQMLRIEQNLPGLPLFNLPFAFSLKGPLDRAALAQAIDDIVGRHESLRTSFNWNGEEPTSHVVAPGIIGPALTVETIGDGHPHNNKRRRALELRKINLLIEQETFAPIDATRAPLLRARLLRLHDDDHVLLLTLHHAIVDGWSIGVLFEELSTRYAALAGYPSVPLPKPPPAFSDVARWQRWWCGTGAARRQAADWTEDLRGAGPVFDGASSPGASTGHHPVSLEPELVNRITAFAGQHNATLFMCLLAGLKALLLARTGRTDIVVTTAMANRAQPDTDRIVGPFENTVIVRSEITPELSFGQALARVRRSVLDAHVRQELPFSILADHLEREGIDPASLLQVYFTLQNPLRQPLALPDLATESIGNIAREGQPVLPIDQTWLSLMLKERPAGITGSCNYKRELLDDHMVRTWMKDLVILLAAAIARPDMPLGRLLARRAA